The following nucleotide sequence is from Candidatus Cloacimonadota bacterium.
CATGATGAATGCAGTGGAAGTGGCTATTCGAGCTTATGATCCCTGCCTGAGTTGTGCTACTCACGCACTTGGCAAAATGCCGTTGGATTTCAAAGTTCTGGATAAAAACGCAAAGGTGATCGACCATAAATTCAAAAATGGAGAATAATTCCAAGATATTATTCTACGGATATGGAAATCCCGGGAGGCAGGACGATGCTCTCGGGATTTCTTTTGTAGATGAAATGCAAAAATGGGTCAAAGCCCAGAAGATCGAGAATATCGATTTCGATTCGAATTATCAACTAAATATCGAGGATGCGGAAGTCATCTCAAATTATGATGTTGTTATCTTTGCCGATGCTTCCATGGAACCGATTGATAGTTTCGATTTTTCAGAAGTAGAGCCAGACGACGCTCAGGTAGAATTTACCATGCATGCTGTTTCTGTCAGCTTTGTGGTCGATCTCTGCCAGAAAATGTATGGCAAAGCTCCCAAAGCTTATTTGGTTCACATAAAAGGTTATGAATGGGAACTGGATTTCGATAAGAGATTATCGGCAAAAGCTGAAGAGAATTTGAGAGAAGCGCTAAAATTTATGAAAGGGAAGCTACAGGATTTACAATAATCTTATTTCTTCTTCCTCTTAAAAACTCGCGTTACTATCCAAACAGTTATCATCACAATAATTGCTTTTATAGGGATTACTGGAACAAATCGAGTTTTTTCTTCACTTATCTCGAAAACACCAAGCGGATTATTGGAAAATCTTCCACCTAAACCCTGTCCGCCAGGTCTGTTTTCTTGCGGCTTTTCTTCTGCATTTTCTCCGGTAACTGCTTTCATTTTTGCAAGATCCGGTCCTTTACCCTCACCACCACCAATACTGTATTTGATTGTACTTACTGGAATTATCGATTTT
It contains:
- a CDS encoding hydrogenase maturation protease, translated to MENNSKILFYGYGNPGRQDDALGISFVDEMQKWVKAQKIENIDFDSNYQLNIEDAEVISNYDVVIFADASMEPIDSFDFSEVEPDDAQVEFTMHAVSVSFVVDLCQKMYGKAPKAYLVHIKGYEWELDFDKRLSAKAEENLREALKFMKGKLQDLQ